GCTCGAGTACATACTATCTAGGGTAGATGGATCAACAGCATTTTATATTTTTACTACACCAGGAACTTTTATAAGGTTGAAAGCCATTTTAAGATTCATCCAGATGTTTTCTAAGATAAACTTACTCACTGACTCTCAAGGGCAAGCTTTCTCTATCTCTACGGTTTGGGTGCTATAGCATCTAGTGCTTAAATTATGTATAGTAATCCTAAATAAGAAATCAGCCTACTTTTACTAAAACTAGCAATTTGAATGTTTCTTTTCCTACATATTTGAGATTTTTTTATAAATGTTCGGTGGTGcatttaaactctttcaacatgTTTCACTCGTACGAGACTATGGGCATGTTCGGTTGCTACGGAATGGCCTCTAGATTAATTCCTGACCCGGATtgctttgttaatttgaataaCCATCATCAGCAGGAACGGTTCTAGGCTCGTTCCGGAAGAACCGAACAAGCCCTACTAGGGATGTTTTTTTGTAAAAACATTAACGAGCTGTCCACACAAACATACTGTAGATGGTAGCTGTTTGGGAGGCCTCTAGCCAAACACGCCCATAATCCAGGATACGTTGCTTACACAATCATTGTGAGGTCCTTTCTACTAAAACGCAATGTGGTACTTCGTTGTGAGGTCCTTTCTACTAAAACGCAATGTGATACTGTTTTTTTTAGGAAAATGTGATACTGTTGTTGAGATACTGAGCTATTGTTTGACCAACCATTTTAGCATGGATTTGATTTTCTAATATGCTAAAATATTACTACGGCCCAAAACTTTATCAGCCCAATACACTCCCTTGAATAGAACAAATTAATCAAGCCCATAGTATCAGGCCCGGCCCATTAGGGTTCCTCGCCCAACCTATAAATACCACTCCGCCTCCACCACCTCCCTCGTCAGCCGCCGTATCACCCCCGGCTTAGGTTTAGCTCTCCTCTCCGCCGCCTCCAGCTGCGGGGAGCTCGCCAAAATGGTCGCCCACAGGGTAAGCTTCTTTCGGCGGCGCCGCCTTCTCCGCCTGCTCTCGATCCACTGCTTTGTTCCTCTTACTGCGGCTGCTGATCTGGGCCGCTTTTGTGTAATTTGTTTCTTCGACCCTGCAGTTCCATCAGTACCAGGTGGTGGGTCGCGCGCTGCCAACCCCCACTGATGAGCACCCCAAGATCTACCGCATGAAGCTCTGGGCTACCAACGAGGTCCGCTCCAAATCCAAGTTCTGGTCAGTGCCTTGTAGTCTAGTTGACGATGATACCGTGCTTATTTTGTTGCTTTGGTGTCTGTTTCGTGACAATGGCTTATGGCTTGGGTCTTGTTCGCGCGTAGGTACTTTTTGAGGAAGCTCAAGAAGGTTAAGAAGAGCAACGGTCAGATTCTCGCCATCAACGAGGTACGACCACTCCATATCTCTTAATGCTAATGATGGTGTTTTTGCTGAATTTGTGTGGATCATATGGGTTTAGTATTTCGAACATTTAGGCAGATAGGTGTTGTAAGTGTGTTGCTTTTGCTGATTTTATTTATGTCGTGGAGTTGATGCCCTGGCTCACTAGTCACTACATTCCATCATTGTTAATTGGTTATTAAATGCAATAGATGAATGGTTTATGTTGCACAGTTTATTTAGAAGTGAGTAGCACAGGCAGACCTGTTTCAGTTGAGATCTGAGATTGCAGTGATGAACCTTGTCATCTGGTTTctcaaatgttggattgtggggATTTGGTTTACCCTTGGATTACTTAAGCAGAGAGTGGGTGCTATTCTACTTGAGTGTCCGACAATGTACATTAGATGCACATCTACTGAAGGATCATTTCTTAAGAAATCGTCTACTACTTCTATTTGCATTGAGTTGTAACTTTTGTCTGTGTATTTCTTTTCAAGCAGCGTAAAAGCGAATATATCTTGGTGCACAAAGTACCTTTGATTACAACTTCAAGTATACCCCTTTATACTGCACAATCATATTATTTAAAATATTTTTAGTTGAAGGTTGATTAGTCAAAGTCAAATTAACAAGTAAATGCAAACGGGGTAATGCATGTTTACAATTTTCAGCATTAGAGTGCTTATGTCTTGAAGAGATTCCAACTAGCTGATGCATGTCAATAGCTTGTTGGAGCTATGCCATTGTCCAATGTTAGACTTGCCACATAGTAGTCCTGTTCAATCATATTATGACCCACCTTACTTGCTATTTGTATGAAGCCTTTTAATCAGACTATGTAATGAGATGTCGTAGTTTGGCATTATGACACTCTGATCAAGTATTTGGCTGTTGACTGATGCTTAAACTTTTTTGTGATTTCGTAAGTTGTCGAGTGGGTTTCCTGGTGGCATTTTGACTAGTGGATGTAGCTGTACCAGAACTAGAGGATGGGTTTGCATTCCTTAAGTTAATTGTCTTCCAAGAGCCAATGGGGAAATTGGATTATTTAGGGATGTAGAAAATTGGTTTCTGTTCATCATTGGCCATCAAAGCACTTGTTCTCTGTAAATTTAAATGTTGCGTTTGTTTTCTTTGTCATGTCTGCTTCTAAACATGCTTGTTCTTTCACAGATCTTTGAGCTTAACCCTACCACAATCAAGAACTATGGCATCTGGTTACGTTACCAGAGCAGGACAGGTTACCACAACATGTACAAGGAGTACCGTGATACCACCCTGAATGGTGCTGTGGAGCAGATGTACAATGAGATGGCTTCCCGTCACCGTGTGAGGTCACCCTGCATCCAGATCATCAAGACAGCAACAGTCGACTTCAAGCTCTGCAAGAGGGACAACACCAAGCAGTTCCACAATTCGAAGATCAAGTTTCCTTTGGTTTACCGCAAAGTCAGGCCACCAACCAGGAAGCTGAAGACCACCTTCAAGGCTTCCAGGCCCAACTTGTTCATGTGATCCAACTCACCCTGACACCCTCCCTAATCTGTGAGCCTGACAGTCTGGAGGgttgctagttcaggttaatCGAATCTACATTCAACCTATTGTTTCTAAATTCTATAGTTGTAGGTCCATGCAGTAGCCTTTATTAGCTTGATGAATATCCCCATCCTTTACCATCTGCTGCCTTATAAATTATAATAGCCAGTTCAGATCTCATCTGCTTCAAACTTTACTCAAATGTCTAAATTGGTGTTTGCTTAAGGTTATGTGGCTGCAGTCTTCCCTGTGTCAAGTCAGTTGCAACATTATCTGGTCAACGCTGTTTTTACTCTTTACCCCTCCTTGTCATTTGCTAATCTTACCGATTGCTTGTTTAATTGAATATATTTGCAATGCTCTTAAAGTAGTAAAATTTGCTAGTTTGGTGTTTAAGTTGTGACGTTTTGTGTTTCTAAAAAATGATCTCATTACTTAGGAGGGCAACTTTGCCAAGGTTACCAACTACAAATTTGGTTTCCTTTTTTTCCCTGTTGCCAATATCACTGTTGCTACTGGATGTTTGAACTTTCCAATTCATGAGCTATTTTATTTGGTTTCATGGATGAGCGTCCTTGCCAACATTGTTTAGTAAAAGAACATTTCACCTGCGAAGTTGTATGAAACTTGCAGTGCTATGAATTCTCATGTATTCTTCTATTCTGTATCATAATCTGTTTCTTTTTGCGCGACATTGTGTAATCAATTTGTTTTTCCATTTGTGACATGATTGTGAGTTTTTGCTTTGTATTTTGAATCCAAGTGTGTTAATATTTAGTCCTTCTGAGCATGCATGCTAGTTCGGTTTCTGATTACCATTGTAAATATTTTCGGGCAATTTTGCCAAGGTTACCAATATTTACCTGTTTCCTTTTCCCCCCTGTTGCCTATATCATCCATTGCTTGTTTGCCATACTCAATTCACCTTCATGGTTTTATTGTAGGCATTCTGGCAAACATCAACTAGTTCGATATTTTGAATCCAAGTGTGTTAATATTTAGGCCTTCTGACCATGTGTACTGAATTTGGTTTCTGATTACCATTGCAATTTTTTTCGGGCAACTTTGCCAAGGTTACCAATATTTACTTTGGTTTCCTTTTTTTCCCTGTTGCCTATATCATCCATTGCTTGATTGCCGTGCGCAATTCACATTCATGGTTTTATTGTAGGCATTCTCGCAAACATCAACTAGTTCAACTATTTCCACCGGTTTTTTCCCCCCTGGGATCTGTAGTAGAGGTTTTCATGTGCTTAGCTTAAGTTCTTTTCCCTGAATTCACAAGATCAGATTCAACTCGTTATTGCATCTTTCTCAGTAATGATGCTTTTCCTCCCTGGTTGTTTATCAATTGTGGTACACTGGATTTAGATTGCATGGCTCGGAATAAATGTGATAAAAGTGATGGTCATTGTTGGAATTGAATTTCCCGAAGCTACACTGGATTTAGATTGCATGGCTCGGAATAAATGTGATGTGACCATTGTTGGAATTGAATTTCTTGGTCTCCAGAAGCTATTTGAAACTTTTGTTATTTGTTATTATTTGTGTTATATGTTTGTATTATTTTAGTGTTATATGGCTCGGAACGAATGTATGTATTATTTTAGTGTTATGTTTTTGGCTGTATTCTTGAGGCTGAACTATTTGTAAAGCGGTAAAGCCCCAGCTCAAGCGCAAAACGTTACAAAGAGCTGCCGAAAGTTTTTCGGCCGCATGCTCAATGAGATTTCCCAATTGCATGTATTTGCGCGATTGCAGTTTGTTCGCCATCTGATTTGCAGTCTCGTCTTCGACGAAAAACTGTTAGCTCGTAGACTCGTCTCATCTTAGACGAAAGACTTAGCTCGTGGACTCG
This sequence is a window from Miscanthus floridulus cultivar M001 chromosome 10, ASM1932011v1, whole genome shotgun sequence. Protein-coding genes within it:
- the LOC136484738 gene encoding large ribosomal subunit protein eL20-like produces the protein MVAHRFHQYQVVGRALPTPTDEHPKIYRMKLWATNEVRSKSKFWYFLRKLKKVKKSNGQILAINEIFELNPTTIKNYGIWLRYQSRTGYHNMYKEYRDTTLNGAVEQMYNEMASRHRVRSPCIQIIKTATVDFKLCKRDNTKQFHNSKIKFPLVYRKVRPPTRKLKTTFKASRPNLFM